The Paenibacillus sp. FSL R7-0204 genome includes a region encoding these proteins:
- the sigE gene encoding RNA polymerase sporulation sigma factor SigE — MMVKFKLVLQLQYYRMLFLLGLKSQEIYYIGGSEALPPPLTREEEEFLLQRLSSGDAAVRAMLIERNLRLVVYIARKFENTGINIEDLVSIGAIGLIKAVNTFDPEKKIKLATYASRCIENEILMYLRRNSKTRSEVSFDEPLNIDWDGNELLLSDVLGTENDTIYRNIEEQVDRKLLQKALEKLSERERLIMELRFGLRGGEEKTQKDVADLLGISQSYISRLEKRIIKRLRKEFNKMV; from the coding sequence ATAATGGTCAAATTCAAGCTTGTGCTGCAACTGCAGTATTACCGCATGCTGTTTCTGCTCGGTCTGAAGAGCCAGGAGATTTATTATATCGGGGGAAGTGAAGCACTGCCGCCGCCGCTGACTCGCGAGGAGGAGGAATTCCTGCTCCAGCGTCTCTCCAGCGGAGATGCGGCGGTCCGGGCTATGCTGATTGAGCGTAACCTGCGGCTGGTGGTCTACATCGCCCGGAAATTCGAGAACACCGGCATTAACATTGAGGATCTGGTGTCCATTGGCGCGATCGGACTGATTAAGGCGGTCAACACCTTTGATCCGGAGAAAAAAATCAAGCTCGCTACCTACGCCTCACGCTGCATTGAGAATGAAATTCTGATGTATCTGCGGCGTAACAGCAAGACCAGAAGTGAGGTTTCTTTTGATGAACCGCTGAATATTGACTGGGACGGCAACGAGCTGCTGCTCTCGGATGTGCTGGGCACGGAGAACGATACGATCTACCGCAACATCGAGGAGCAGGTGGACCGCAAGCTGCTGCAGAAGGCGCTGGAGAAGCTCAGCGAGCGGGAACGGCTGATTATGGAGCTGCGGTTCGGGCTGCGGGGCGGGGAGGAAAAAACGCAAAAGGATGTGGCCGATCTGCTGGGCATCTCCCAATCCTATATTTCCCGCCTGGAGAAACGAATTATCAAGCGGCTGCGCAAGGAGTTCAACAAGATGGTGTAA